A part of Hippea maritima DSM 10411 genomic DNA contains:
- the aroA gene encoding 3-phosphoshikimate 1-carboxyvinyltransferase, protein MVRKKSLRVASDKSISHRSVMIASIAKGKTVAKNILFSDDTLRTVKAMQLMGVRINIDSHQVEIDGVSKFGLKEPFDVLDLGNSGTSMRLLSGVLAGQNFLSILTGDNSLKRRPMGRIIQPLKSMGAEILSREGNLAPLAIKGGKLSGISHKMKIASAQVKSAVLLAGLYTQDDVEVVEPYKSRNHTENMLKAFGVDIIENGLSVRLGKNRELNGDLEIEVPADISSAAFFMVFAALKKDFEITLKDVGLNETRSGILDIFNEAGVNYEIKNRRVSGFEEIGDIVVSYSPKLKPFEISGEILPLLIDEIPILSILAVYCDGVSVVKDAHELRKKESDRIKSICEGLKRVGVEVEEFKDGFKVYGKPSHPIKNALIETHNDHRIAMSFLVLSAVSSSNLKISETQSILTSYPNFLDHLSYVNG, encoded by the coding sequence ATGGTTAGGAAAAAATCGCTAAGAGTGGCTTCGGATAAATCTATATCCCATAGGTCAGTTATGATTGCATCGATTGCAAAAGGGAAAACTGTAGCTAAGAATATACTATTTTCCGATGATACGCTAAGAACAGTTAAAGCTATGCAATTAATGGGGGTAAGAATAAATATAGATTCACATCAGGTTGAGATAGATGGCGTATCGAAGTTTGGATTAAAGGAACCATTTGATGTGCTTGATTTAGGTAATTCTGGCACATCTATGAGACTTTTAAGTGGTGTTTTGGCTGGGCAGAATTTTTTAAGTATCTTAACGGGTGATAATTCTTTAAAAAGAAGGCCTATGGGAAGAATAATCCAGCCTTTAAAAAGCATGGGTGCTGAAATACTTTCAAGGGAAGGCAACCTTGCTCCACTTGCAATTAAGGGTGGCAAACTATCCGGCATAAGCCATAAAATGAAAATAGCCTCAGCACAAGTTAAATCTGCTGTCCTTTTGGCCGGTCTTTATACACAGGATGATGTTGAGGTTGTAGAGCCGTATAAATCCAGAAATCATACAGAGAATATGCTTAAAGCATTTGGCGTTGATATAATTGAGAATGGATTAAGTGTAAGGTTGGGTAAAAACCGAGAGTTAAATGGTGATTTAGAGATAGAAGTACCTGCGGACATATCATCAGCTGCTTTTTTCATGGTTTTTGCAGCACTTAAGAAGGATTTTGAGATAACTCTAAAGGATGTAGGTCTAAACGAAACGAGGAGCGGAATTTTAGATATATTCAATGAAGCTGGGGTTAATTATGAGATAAAAAACAGAAGGGTTAGCGGTTTTGAAGAGATAGGTGATATTGTTGTAAGCTACTCACCAAAACTTAAGCCCTTTGAGATAAGTGGAGAGATCCTGCCCCTTTTAATAGATGAGATTCCAATACTCTCTATTCTTGCTGTATATTGCGACGGTGTGAGTGTTGTTAAAGATGCTCATGAGTTAAGAAAAAAAGAGAGCGATAGGATAAAATCTATTTGCGAAGGACTAAAGAGGGTGGGCGTTGAGGTAGAGGAATTTAAAGATGGTTTTAAGGTGTATGGAAAACCCAGCCATCCTATCAAAAATGCATTGATTGAGACGCATAATGACCACAGAATAGCAATGAGCTTTTTGGTATTATCAGCTGTCAGTTCATCCAACCTCAAAATATCCGAAACTCAGTCTATTTTAACCTCGTATCCCAATTTTTTAGACCACCTATCTTATGTTAATGGTTAG
- a CDS encoding SDR family oxidoreductase has product MAKVALITGASSGIGKATAEIFAKNSIDLIITARRLERLIDLKDELEGKYNIKVLPMKLDIRNKDEVIESLTNLPPVWRDVEILVNNAGLSKGLEKLQDGKINNWEVMIDTNIKGLLYATKAILPSMIQRNSGTIVNIASIAGHETYPGGNVYCATKAAVLQLSKALRMDVLGTNVRVISIDPGMVETEFSIVRFDGDKEKAKKVYENIIPLTAEDVAEAVWFAVSRPTHVTIEDMVIMPTQQASVLLNVKNYKKL; this is encoded by the coding sequence ATGGCTAAGGTAGCTCTCATTACAGGTGCTTCCAGTGGAATAGGGAAAGCCACGGCAGAGATTTTTGCTAAAAATTCTATAGATTTAATAATTACAGCAAGAAGGCTGGAAAGGCTCATAGATTTAAAAGATGAACTGGAGGGCAAGTATAATATAAAGGTACTTCCAATGAAATTAGACATAAGAAATAAAGATGAAGTGATAGAATCGTTAACCAATTTACCTCCAGTATGGAGAGATGTTGAGATATTGGTAAATAATGCGGGTTTAAGCAAGGGATTAGAAAAACTACAAGATGGTAAAATTAATAATTGGGAAGTTATGATAGATACAAATATAAAGGGCCTACTTTATGCAACAAAAGCTATCTTGCCATCAATGATTCAAAGAAATTCAGGCACTATCGTAAACATAGCCTCCATTGCAGGCCATGAAACATATCCGGGTGGAAATGTATACTGCGCTACAAAAGCCGCCGTTTTACAGCTATCCAAAGCCTTGAGAATGGATGTGCTTGGAACAAATGTAAGGGTTATATCTATAGACCCAGGCATGGTAGAAACAGAGTTCAGCATAGTCAGATTTGATGGAGATAAAGAAAAAGCAAAAAAAGTCTATGAGAACATAATACCATTGACTGCGGAGGATGTAGCAGAAGCTGTGTGGTTTGCCGTTTCAAGACCCACTCACGTAACAATAGAGGACATGGTTATAATGCCTACACAACAAGCAAGTGTTCTTCTAAATGTAAAAAACTACAAAAAACTCTAA
- a CDS encoding diguanylate cyclase produces MNKLIEKISKKSFKFKIIATYIIGLSIIGILGYGYFFFTQYAQMQKQIESQRNNLLQMHKYMARTAVEVAQNIISIAQNLAMEGKVTLQDAKEIALDGISTIKYGKVGYVWCMTYGGTMLLDPPKPSIEGKNIFKLPEKPYKILKEILETLRIKNGDFIEYEWYYPSGEKNKVYKKISYVKSIPSFKWIIGSGFYLKDIDDAVEAYKEKQQKAFIENAIKSLIPGVLFSVISFLVVYILIIKMMRSVEKIADVSKKLIEDEISIHMKLPTSSTEGPVGKLVSNINNYIENTTRLLKFKEDIDLCETEEEIFLLIADLLKNEFKLNNFSVYKEKDSNLIPVIKEGKIMCGYTQKCLKAVRRGVILNEKCPNNQEYVCYPIFSGDSLMGAIEMVLNSNISTNATMKKVINRFIQSIAHSLNIKRLTQTLKELSLKDKLTGLYNRRFLEEIIPTILSTAKRLNSKIAVVMIDLDDFKKINDTYGHLAGDEVLKFVANSLKNHFKRSSDLIVRYGGEEFLIIVESAEEEKLLELLKELKDELNNSGLKISGTTVKITASIGYAFIPDDAEDFNKALELADKAMYKAKR; encoded by the coding sequence ATGAACAAATTAATAGAAAAGATATCTAAAAAATCCTTCAAGTTTAAGATAATAGCTACATACATAATAGGATTATCTATAATTGGTATACTGGGCTACGGATATTTCTTCTTTACACAATATGCACAAATGCAAAAACAGATAGAAAGCCAAAGAAATAACCTCTTGCAAATGCATAAATATATGGCAAGAACAGCTGTTGAGGTGGCACAAAATATTATAAGTATAGCACAAAATTTAGCAATGGAGGGAAAAGTTACTCTACAAGACGCCAAAGAGATAGCCTTAGACGGTATAAGTACAATAAAATACGGTAAAGTTGGATATGTATGGTGCATGACATATGGTGGCACTATGTTGCTTGATCCACCTAAACCTTCAATAGAGGGGAAAAACATATTTAAACTTCCGGAAAAACCGTATAAAATTTTAAAAGAAATACTTGAAACCTTAAGAATAAAAAACGGCGACTTTATAGAATATGAATGGTATTACCCATCAGGTGAAAAGAATAAAGTTTACAAAAAGATATCTTATGTAAAAAGCATACCTTCTTTTAAATGGATTATAGGCAGTGGCTTTTATTTGAAGGATATCGATGATGCCGTAGAAGCCTACAAAGAAAAACAACAGAAGGCATTCATAGAAAATGCCATAAAAAGTTTAATACCAGGGGTACTATTTTCTGTCATTTCATTTTTAGTCGTTTATATACTCATAATAAAAATGATGCGCTCTGTAGAAAAGATAGCTGATGTTTCTAAAAAGCTAATAGAGGATGAGATAAGTATACATATGAAATTACCTACCTCATCAACGGAAGGACCTGTAGGCAAACTTGTATCCAACATAAATAACTATATTGAAAACACTACCAGACTGTTGAAGTTTAAAGAGGATATAGACCTCTGTGAAACCGAAGAGGAAATATTTTTATTGATTGCAGATCTACTTAAAAATGAGTTTAAATTAAATAATTTTTCCGTATATAAAGAAAAGGATTCAAATCTAATACCAGTTATAAAAGAAGGAAAAATAATGTGTGGCTATACGCAAAAATGTCTAAAAGCCGTAAGAAGAGGAGTTATATTAAATGAAAAATGCCCCAACAATCAAGAGTATGTATGCTACCCCATATTTTCAGGTGATTCACTGATGGGGGCAATTGAAATGGTATTAAATTCAAACATATCCACAAATGCAACAATGAAAAAAGTTATAAACAGATTTATACAAAGCATAGCTCACAGCTTAAATATTAAACGATTAACACAGACTCTAAAAGAACTTTCATTGAAAGACAAATTAACTGGGCTCTATAATAGAAGATTCTTAGAAGAAATCATTCCCACTATTCTATCTACAGCAAAAAGGCTTAACTCAAAAATAGCAGTAGTGATGATAGATCTGGATGACTTTAAAAAGATAAATGACACATACGGGCACTTAGCTGGAGATGAAGTATTGAAATTTGTAGCCAACAGCCTAAAAAACCACTTTAAGCGCAGTTCTGATTTAATAGTAAGATACGGCGGTGAGGAATTTTTAATTATTGTGGAAAGTGCAGAAGAAGAGAAACTCTTGGAACTCTTGAAAGAATTAAAAGATGAGCTAAACAACTCAGGCCTAAAAATTAGCGGCACAACTGTAAAAATAACAGCAAGCATAGGATATGCTTTTATACCTGACGATGCTGAGGACTTTAATAAAGCATTGGAATTGGCAGATAAAGCCATGTATAAAGCAAAGAGATAA
- a CDS encoding hydantoinase/oxoprolinase family protein, with product MEIIGVDTGGTFTDFIYKTDEGKWGVYKLLSTPANPAEAVLEGIKKIVRGEKFKVIHGSTVATNAILERKGAYAAFITNSGFEDIIEIGRQNRSRLYDLFYKREEPLVPSELRFGVSSRVNSEGEVVEDIDDEELENIVKKLEDAKAESVAVCFLFSYLNPEHEIKVKSAVERLSLPVSLSHQILAEFREYERASTTIINAYVSPKMKRYLYNIMDELKDNELRIMQSNGGSISAQTASDESVRTILSGPAGGAVGAFEIGKMAGYSRLITFDMGGTSTDVSLIDGRLPLTFESEIGGFPVKVPMIDIHTVGAGGGSIAYLDAGGSLKVGPESAGADPGPICYGKGERITVTDANLYLGRLVPEFFLGGNMRLDRDRLTKYFSLMSKELNMDEIELAEGILTVANTSMERAIRVISVDRGYDPREFVLFSFGGAGGMHATFLAKLLRIPKVFVPKNPGILSAIGMLMADVVKDYSLTVMLKAENTNYTKLNSLFEPLVEKGLEDLKNEGVNKKIRIEKYLDMRYLGQSYEIVVPFEEDYLNLFHSLHQRTYGYADKSKRVEIVNIRVRAIGIPSKPVFETMRCGSSKLKSDAILGYRDVVFDGSFYKTAIIDRDKLACGNVVEGPAVVVEYSSTIVLPFYSKAGVDKYGNLIIDIEGAENEG from the coding sequence ATGGAAATAATAGGTGTCGATACGGGTGGTACGTTTACCGATTTTATTTACAAAACCGATGAGGGAAAGTGGGGGGTATATAAACTCCTATCCACACCGGCCAATCCAGCCGAAGCTGTACTTGAGGGTATAAAAAAAATAGTAAGAGGTGAAAAATTTAAGGTGATTCACGGCTCTACTGTTGCAACCAATGCTATACTTGAAAGGAAAGGGGCCTATGCAGCTTTTATAACAAATAGTGGATTTGAGGACATTATAGAAATAGGAAGACAGAACAGGAGTAGACTGTACGATTTATTTTACAAAAGAGAGGAGCCACTTGTGCCTTCTGAGCTTAGGTTTGGTGTATCTTCAAGAGTTAACTCAGAAGGTGAGGTAGTTGAAGATATTGACGATGAAGAGCTTGAAAATATTGTTAAAAAGCTTGAGGATGCGAAGGCTGAATCGGTTGCTGTTTGTTTTTTGTTTTCCTATTTAAACCCAGAACATGAGATTAAAGTTAAAAGTGCTGTAGAAAGGTTAAGTCTACCTGTGTCTCTATCGCATCAAATATTGGCTGAATTCAGAGAGTATGAAAGAGCATCAACTACAATTATAAATGCCTATGTTTCCCCCAAGATGAAGCGCTATCTTTACAACATAATGGATGAACTTAAGGATAATGAGTTGAGGATAATGCAGTCAAATGGTGGAAGTATCTCGGCTCAAACGGCATCAGATGAATCTGTTAGGACAATCCTGTCTGGGCCTGCCGGTGGTGCGGTTGGAGCTTTTGAAATAGGCAAAATGGCAGGGTATTCTAGACTTATAACATTTGATATGGGTGGTACATCAACCGATGTTTCATTGATAGATGGCAGACTGCCACTGACTTTTGAATCGGAAATTGGTGGTTTTCCGGTTAAAGTGCCCATGATTGATATACATACCGTTGGAGCTGGGGGTGGTTCCATTGCTTATTTAGATGCTGGGGGGTCTTTGAAGGTAGGACCGGAGAGTGCCGGGGCTGATCCTGGGCCTATATGTTATGGTAAAGGTGAAAGAATTACTGTAACTGATGCCAACCTTTATCTTGGTAGATTAGTGCCTGAGTTTTTCCTGGGTGGCAATATGAGGCTTGATAGGGATAGATTAACTAAATATTTCTCGTTAATGTCTAAAGAACTCAATATGGATGAAATTGAGCTGGCAGAGGGTATTCTTACAGTGGCGAATACTTCAATGGAAAGAGCAATAAGGGTAATTTCTGTAGATAGAGGCTATGATCCAAGGGAGTTTGTGCTATTTTCCTTTGGTGGTGCCGGTGGAATGCATGCTACTTTTTTGGCTAAATTATTGAGAATTCCAAAGGTGTTTGTTCCAAAAAATCCAGGTATTTTATCTGCCATTGGCATGTTAATGGCAGATGTTGTTAAAGATTACTCCTTAACGGTTATGTTAAAGGCAGAAAACACAAATTATACTAAACTAAATAGTTTATTTGAGCCTTTAGTAGAAAAAGGACTTGAAGATTTAAAAAACGAAGGTGTTAATAAAAAGATAAGAATAGAAAAGTATTTAGATATGAGATATTTGGGTCAATCCTACGAAATAGTTGTGCCGTTTGAAGAGGATTACTTGAATTTATTTCACAGTTTACACCAAAGAACATATGGCTATGCTGATAAGAGCAAGAGGGTTGAGATAGTAAATATAAGGGTCAGGGCTATAGGCATACCATCAAAACCTGTTTTTGAAACTATGCGCTGTGGCTCATCCAAGTTAAAAAGCGATGCTATTTTGGGTTATAGAGATGTTGTGTTTGACGGTAGCTTTTATAAAACGGCTATAATAGACAGAGATAAGCTTGCATGCGGTAACGTTGTTGAGGGGCCTGCAGTTGTGGTGGAGTATTCATCGACCATTGTTTTACCTTTTTATTCTAAGGCAGGTGTGGATAAATATGGCAACCTCATAATCGATATTGAAGGGGCAGAAAATGAAGGTTAA
- a CDS encoding hydantoinase B/oxoprolinase family protein encodes MKVNPILLEVFKNKLSSVADEMGVSLNRTAFSANIKERRDFSCAVFDENGDMIAQAAHIPVHLGSMPMSVKAAISEFDFKEGDMVVLNDPFKGGTHLPDITIVAGVFVDGEEKPVFYVANRAHHADVGGMSSGSMPLSSNIFQEGVIIPPLKLVENGQINESVFKLFLNNVRTPYEREGDFKAQIMANLTGIKRIKEMVDKYSLNTVKLYAKELMDYSERIMRKTILEIPDGTYSFVDFLDDDGIERQNIKIQLDLTIDSDNAILDFTKSDNQVMGSVNAVYAITLSAALYVFRCLVEQNIPTNTGCLRPLNLITRKGSVVDAVFPSAVAGGNVETSQRIVDVILGALSKAVPEKIPAASQGTMNNIAIGGINELNGEPFAYYETLGGGMGASNKHHGESAIHSHMTNTLNTPIEALEYSYPFRVRRYSIRRGSGGKGRFCGGDGLIREIELLNKAEITVLSERRRLSPYGLEGGEPGNRGRNVIIRNSKEMDMPPKFTMKLNKGDIVRIETPGGGGYFKSNK; translated from the coding sequence ATGAAGGTTAACCCTATACTTCTTGAGGTATTTAAGAATAAACTATCTTCTGTAGCCGATGAAATGGGTGTTTCTTTAAATAGAACTGCTTTTTCTGCAAATATAAAGGAAAGAAGGGATTTTTCCTGTGCGGTGTTTGATGAAAATGGCGATATGATAGCCCAGGCTGCCCATATTCCTGTACATCTTGGTTCTATGCCCATGTCTGTTAAAGCAGCAATATCGGAGTTTGATTTCAAAGAAGGGGATATGGTGGTGCTAAACGACCCCTTCAAGGGTGGCACGCACCTACCTGATATAACTATTGTTGCCGGTGTTTTTGTTGATGGTGAAGAAAAACCCGTTTTTTATGTGGCAAACAGAGCTCACCATGCAGATGTAGGTGGTATGAGCTCAGGTTCTATGCCTTTATCAAGCAATATATTCCAAGAGGGTGTTATCATTCCTCCGCTTAAACTTGTTGAAAATGGTCAGATAAACGAGAGTGTATTTAAGTTGTTCCTGAACAATGTTAGGACGCCTTATGAAAGAGAGGGTGATTTTAAAGCTCAAATAATGGCTAATTTGACAGGTATTAAGCGTATTAAAGAAATGGTAGATAAGTATTCTCTTAATACGGTGAAACTATATGCGAAAGAATTAATGGATTATTCAGAAAGAATAATGAGAAAAACAATTCTTGAAATCCCGGATGGTACATATTCTTTCGTAGATTTTTTGGATGACGATGGAATTGAAAGACAAAATATAAAGATTCAGTTGGATTTAACGATAGACAGTGATAATGCAATTTTGGATTTTACAAAATCTGACAATCAGGTAATGGGTAGCGTGAATGCCGTGTATGCCATAACACTTTCTGCCGCTTTGTATGTGTTTAGGTGCTTGGTTGAACAGAACATACCCACAAACACAGGCTGTTTAAGGCCTCTTAATCTCATTACAAGGAAGGGTAGTGTTGTTGATGCAGTTTTTCCGTCTGCTGTTGCTGGTGGGAATGTGGAAACATCTCAGAGAATAGTAGATGTTATTTTGGGAGCTCTCTCAAAAGCAGTTCCGGAAAAGATACCAGCTGCAAGCCAAGGAACAATGAACAATATAGCAATTGGAGGTATTAATGAATTAAATGGTGAACCCTTTGCTTACTATGAAACATTGGGTGGCGGTATGGGTGCATCAAACAAACACCACGGTGAGAGTGCAATTCATTCTCACATGACCAATACCCTAAATACACCTATCGAAGCATTAGAGTATAGCTATCCTTTTAGGGTTAGAAGATACTCTATAAGAAGAGGATCTGGTGGAAAAGGTAGATTTTGTGGAGGTGATGGACTTATTAGAGAGATAGAGCTACTCAATAAAGCTGAAATTACCGTTTTGTCTGAAAGAAGAAGGCTCTCTCCTTACGGTTTAGAGGGTGGTGAACCTGGTAATAGGGGCAGAAATGTTATAATAAGGAATTCCAAGGAGATGGATATGCCCCCAAAGTTTACGATGAAGTTGAATAAGGGTGATATTGTCAGGATAGAAACGCCGGGTGGCGGTGGCTATTTTAAATCAAATAAATGA
- a CDS encoding TRAP transporter substrate-binding protein: MRFFRVFVVLLTILFLSSFSNAKTIKMNLNCIYGPNSIHTEGAMKFAELVKKYTHGSVVITVYPGGSLGFKGPELLRVVRDGQVPMSDILMGVVSGSEHVFGVSSLPKLVNSYEEAFKLYQAFKPLYEKAALRWNQKFLYAAPWPPSGLVTKVKIESAKDLKGLKIRTYDKNGAKFLRILGANAVSMPWGEVYSALRTNLINGVLTSAESTKNGKFWEVLKYFSPINYAYPLNMVTINLDYWKALDKKQQQAILRAAKETEKYQWAYSEKINNEDLKIIQGHSMVVNEPTEEFERQMEKASRQLVEEFLDKASPSEKKILREFIK, translated from the coding sequence ATGAGATTTTTTAGGGTTTTTGTGGTTTTATTAACTATTTTGTTTTTAAGCAGTTTTTCTAATGCAAAGACTATCAAAATGAACTTGAACTGTATCTATGGGCCAAATAGTATTCACACCGAAGGTGCTATGAAGTTTGCAGAGTTAGTTAAAAAGTATACCCATGGAAGCGTGGTTATTACAGTCTACCCCGGTGGTAGCTTAGGGTTTAAAGGCCCTGAACTTCTCCGTGTGGTTAGGGATGGACAGGTTCCTATGTCTGATATTTTAATGGGCGTTGTTTCAGGTAGTGAACATGTTTTTGGTGTAAGTTCTCTACCCAAACTGGTTAATTCTTATGAAGAGGCCTTCAAGCTGTATCAGGCGTTTAAGCCCCTATATGAGAAAGCTGCTCTAAGATGGAATCAAAAGTTTTTATACGCCGCACCGTGGCCGCCCAGTGGTTTAGTTACAAAGGTTAAAATTGAGTCAGCCAAGGATTTGAAGGGTTTAAAGATAAGAACATACGACAAAAACGGTGCAAAGTTTTTAAGAATTTTGGGGGCAAATGCCGTTTCTATGCCGTGGGGTGAGGTTTATTCGGCTTTGAGAACAAACCTTATAAATGGCGTTTTGACTAGTGCAGAATCAACCAAAAACGGTAAGTTCTGGGAAGTTCTGAAGTATTTTTCACCGATAAACTACGCTTATCCTCTAAATATGGTTACCATAAACCTGGATTACTGGAAGGCTTTGGATAAAAAGCAGCAACAGGCCATTCTTAGAGCAGCCAAAGAGACAGAAAAATATCAGTGGGCTTACTCTGAAAAAATAAACAATGAGGATTTAAAGATCATACAAGGGCACAGCATGGTGGTAAATGAGCCTACAGAGGAGTTTGAGAGGCAGATGGAGAAGGCTTCAAGGCAGTTGGTAGAGGAGTTTTTAGATAAGGCATCACCCTCTGAGAAGAAGATACTTAGAGAATTTATCAAGTAA
- a CDS encoding TRAP transporter small permease subunit — MIERLIGWIDRLSNLFAYLSAFFLIVIIVLIVSNIVLMSLFNKSIMITDEYSAYMFAAFVMFSVSYTLKEGGHIKITVLTSRLPDGVERIAKFLTTTIAFALSIYMFYFSCVMVYQAYVYQMRADTVAQTLLWIPQLCMPIGFFILSLQLISEILKVFK; from the coding sequence ATGATTGAAAGGCTTATCGGTTGGATAGATAGGCTAAGTAATCTGTTTGCCTATCTATCCGCCTTTTTTCTAATTGTTATTATAGTTTTAATTGTTTCTAATATAGTTCTCATGAGCTTATTTAATAAATCGATTATGATTACAGATGAGTATTCAGCCTATATGTTTGCTGCTTTTGTTATGTTTTCTGTATCCTATACACTAAAAGAGGGCGGGCATATAAAGATAACGGTTTTAACATCCAGACTTCCTGATGGTGTAGAAAGAATAGCTAAGTTTCTTACTACTACAATTGCATTTGCTCTGTCGATTTATATGTTTTATTTTTCTTGTGTTATGGTATATCAGGCGTATGTATATCAGATGAGGGCAGATACAGTTGCACAAACATTGCTCTGGATACCTCAACTATGTATGCCTATTGGTTTTTTTATTTTGTCTTTGCAGTTGATTTCCGAAATTCTAAAGGTGTTTAAATGA
- a CDS encoding TRAP transporter large permease, producing the protein MISDPLTLLAVMMIILFVFLLSGLWIGFSLFATGVATMLLYDFTLPPTISIWSKIGGLIANSSWNSLDSWSLVALPLFVFMGEILYHTDISNKLFNGLLPWFSKIPGRLLHLNVVACSMFAAVSGSSAATTATVGKITLNELKKRGYSKSLSVGSLAGAGTLGFLIPPSLIMIIYGVMSNVSIGKLFIAGIIPGLMLGGLYSFYIMIASLIKPNVVPKEQEQFGLKDRLVALKDIMPVFLLIVLVLGSIYMGFATPTEAAALGVVGALLLALMFRNLTWDNFKLSVKNSIKTTVMISFIMMGAAFLSQVAGFSGITRSLSLYVAQSHLSPYMLLLIVGFMYLLLGAILDGVSMVVMTTPIILPIMQRAGFEALWFGIFLVIMVELAQITPPVGFSLFVIEGISGEKVSDIIKYSFPFFLIMIFVVAILAIFPQIVYFLPSHMIR; encoded by the coding sequence ATGATTTCTGATCCGTTAACACTTTTAGCTGTTATGATGATAATCTTGTTTGTGTTTTTGTTATCTGGTTTATGGATAGGCTTTTCTCTTTTTGCTACGGGTGTTGCAACTATGCTGCTTTACGATTTTACTTTACCCCCAACCATATCTATCTGGTCAAAAATAGGAGGGTTGATTGCAAATTCCTCCTGGAATAGTCTGGATTCCTGGTCTTTGGTTGCCCTTCCTTTGTTTGTGTTTATGGGAGAGATATTGTATCATACCGATATATCCAACAAATTGTTTAACGGCCTTTTGCCATGGTTTTCAAAAATACCTGGCAGGCTTTTACATCTCAATGTGGTTGCATGCTCTATGTTTGCCGCAGTATCGGGATCATCTGCCGCCACAACAGCAACAGTTGGTAAGATTACTTTAAATGAACTTAAAAAAAGAGGCTATTCAAAGAGTTTATCTGTTGGGTCGTTGGCTGGTGCTGGGACACTAGGATTTCTAATTCCGCCCAGCTTGATAATGATCATATACGGTGTAATGTCCAATGTTTCCATAGGCAAACTGTTTATTGCAGGGATCATACCCGGTTTGATGCTTGGCGGTTTGTATTCTTTTTATATCATGATTGCCTCTTTGATAAAGCCAAATGTTGTGCCTAAAGAGCAGGAGCAATTTGGTTTAAAGGATAGGCTTGTTGCCCTTAAGGATATAATGCCTGTGTTTTTGCTGATCGTGCTTGTTTTGGGTAGCATATATATGGGCTTTGCAACACCAACAGAGGCTGCGGCTTTGGGTGTTGTGGGTGCTCTCCTTTTGGCGCTTATGTTCAGGAATCTTACTTGGGATAATTTTAAATTATCTGTAAAAAATTCAATAAAGACCACTGTTATGATATCTTTCATTATGATGGGTGCAGCATTTTTGTCTCAGGTTGCCGGTTTTAGTGGCATAACAAGGTCGTTAAGTCTCTATGTTGCGCAGTCGCATTTAAGCCCCTATATGCTCCTTTTAATTGTTGGTTTTATGTATCTTCTGCTTGGAGCAATTTTAGATGGTGTTTCTATGGTTGTTATGACTACGCCTATAATATTGCCCATCATGCAACGGGCGGGTTTTGAGGCTTTATGGTTTGGGATATTTTTGGTGATTATGGTGGAGCTTGCTCAGATTACACCACCTGTTGGTTTTAGCCTTTTTGTGATAGAAGGTATTTCAGGCGAAAAAGTGAGTGATATAATAAAATACAGTTTTCCGTTTTTCCTAATTATGATTTTTGTGGTGGCAATCCTTGCTATATTTCCTCAGATTGTTTACTTTTTGCCTTCGCATATGATTAGATGA